In a genomic window of Streptococcus mitis NCTC 12261:
- a CDS encoding DUF951 domain-containing protein: MYQVGNFVEMKKPHACTIKSTGKKANRWEITRVGADIKIKCSNCDHVVMMGRYDFDRKMNKIID, translated from the coding sequence ATGTATCAAGTTGGAAATTTTGTTGAAATGAAAAAACCACATGCTTGCACCATCAAGTCAACAGGTAAAAAGGCCAATCGTTGGGAAATTACACGTGTAGGAGCAGATATCAAAATTAAATGTAGCAATTGTGACCATGTTGTCATGATGGGGCGCTATGATTTTGATCGAAAAATGAATAAAATTATTGACTGA
- the ychF gene encoding redox-regulated ATPase YchF translates to MALTAGIVGLPNVGKSTLFNAITKAGAEAANYPFATIDPNVGMVEVPDERLQKLTEMITPKKTVPTTFEFTDIAGIVKGASKGEGLGNKFLANIREVDAIVHVVRAFDDENVMREQGREDAFVDPLADIDTINLELILADLESVNKRYARVEKMARTQKDKESVAEFNVLQKIKPVLEDGKSARTIEFTDEEQKVVKGLFLLTTKPVLYVANVDEDVVSEPDSIDYVKQIREFAATENAEVVVISARAEEEISELDEEDKQEFLEALGLTESGVDKLTRAAYHLLGLGTYFTAGEKEVRAWTFKRGMKAPQAAGIIHSDFEKGFIRAVTMSYEDLVKYGSEKAVKEAGRLREEGKEYIVQDGDIMEFRFNV, encoded by the coding sequence ATGGCTTTAACAGCAGGTATCGTTGGTTTGCCAAACGTTGGTAAATCAACACTATTTAATGCAATTACAAAAGCAGGAGCAGAGGCTGCAAACTATCCATTTGCGACGATTGATCCAAACGTTGGAATGGTTGAGGTTCCAGATGAACGCCTACAAAAATTGACTGAAATGATCACTCCTAAAAAGACAGTTCCAACAACATTTGAATTTACAGATATCGCAGGAATTGTAAAAGGAGCTTCAAAAGGAGAAGGGCTAGGGAATAAATTCTTGGCTAATATCCGTGAAGTAGACGCGATTGTTCACGTAGTTCGTGCTTTTGATGATGAAAATGTGATGCGCGAGCAAGGACGTGAAGATGCTTTTGTGGATCCACTTGCAGATATTGATACTATTAACCTGGAGTTGATTCTTGCTGACTTAGAATCAGTTAATAAGCGTTATGCGCGTGTAGAAAAGATGGCACGTACGCAAAAAGATAAAGAATCAGTAGCTGAGTTTAATGTTCTTCAAAAGATTAAACCAGTCCTAGAAGATGGAAAATCAGCTCGAACTATTGAATTTACAGATGAAGAACAAAAAGTTGTCAAAGGTCTCTTCCTTTTGACGACTAAACCAGTGCTCTATGTTGCCAATGTGGATGAGGATGTTGTTTCAGAACCTGACTCTATCGACTATGTTAAACAAATTCGTGAATTCGCAGCGACAGAAAATGCTGAAGTAGTCGTTATTTCTGCGCGTGCTGAGGAAGAAATTTCTGAGTTAGACGAAGAAGATAAGCAAGAGTTTCTTGAAGCACTTGGTTTGACAGAGTCAGGCGTTGACAAGTTGACTCGTGCAGCTTACCACTTACTTGGATTGGGAACTTACTTCACAGCTGGTGAAAAAGAAGTTCGCGCTTGGACCTTTAAACGTGGTATGAAGGCTCCTCAAGCAGCTGGTATTATCCACTCAGACTTTGAAAAAGGATTTATTCGTGCAGTAACTATGTCATATGAGGATCTAGTGAAATACGGATCTGAAAAGGCTGTAAAAGAAGCTGGGCGCTTGCGTGAAGAAGGAAAAGAATATATCGTTCAAGATGGCGATATCATGGAATTCCGCTTTAATGTCTAA
- the pth gene encoding aminoacyl-tRNA hydrolase has protein sequence MTKLLVGLGNPGDKYFETKHNVGFMLIDQLAKKQNVTFTHDKIFQADLASFFLNGEKIYLVKPTTFMNESGKAVHALLTYYGLDIEDLLIIYDDLDMEVGKIRLRAKGSAGGHNGIKSIIQHIGTQTFNRVKIGIGRPKNGMSVVHHVLSTFDKDDYIGILQSIDKVDDSVNYYLQEKNFEKTMQRYNG, from the coding sequence ATGACCAAATTACTTGTAGGATTAGGAAATCCAGGAGATAAATATTTTGAGACCAAACACAATGTTGGATTTATGTTGATTGACCAACTAGCGAAGAAACAGAATGTCACTTTTACACACGATAAGATATTTCAAGCTGACCTAGCATCCTTTTTCCTAAATGGAGAAAAAATTTATCTTGTCAAACCAACGACATTTATGAATGAAAGTGGAAAAGCGGTTCATGCTTTATTGACTTATTATGGTTTGGATATTGAAGATTTACTCATCATTTACGATGACCTTGACATGGAAGTTGGGAAAATTCGTTTAAGAGCAAAAGGTTCAGCAGGTGGTCATAATGGTATCAAGTCTATTATTCAACATATTGGAACCCAAACCTTTAATCGTGTTAAAATTGGAATCGGAAGACCTAAAAATGGCATGTCAGTTGTTCACCATGTTTTGAGTACTTTTGACAAGGATGATTATATTGGTATTTTACAGTCTATTGACAAAGTTGACGATTCTGTAAACTACTATTTACAAGAGAAAAACTTTGAAAAAACGATGCAGAGGTATAACGGATAA
- the mfd gene encoding transcription-repair coupling factor, producing the protein MVTLLDLFSENDQIKKWHQNLTDKKRQLILGLSTSTKTLAIASSLRQEDKIVLLTSTYGEAEGLVSDLISILGEELVYPFLVDDSPMVEFLMSSQEKIISLVEALRFLTDSSKKGILVCNIAASRLILPSPNAFKDSIVKITVGEEYDQHALIHQLKEIGYRKVTQVQTQGEFSLRGDILDIFEISQLEPYRIEFFGDEVDGIRSFEVETQLSKENQTELIIFPASDMLLREKDYQRGQSALEKQISKTLSPILKSYLEEILSSFHQKQMHLDSRKFLSLCYEKSWTVFDYIEKDTPIFFDDYQKLMNQYEAFERELAQYFTEDLQNGKSFSEMQYFADTEQNYKKQSPVTFFSNLQKGLGNLKFDHIYQFNQYPMQEFFNQFSFLKEEIERYKKMDYTIILQSSNSMGSKTLEDVLEEYQIKLDSRDKSSICKESVNLIEGNLRHGFHFVDEKILVITEHEIFQKKLKRRFRRQHVSNAERLKDYNELEKGDYVVHHIHGIGQYLGIETIEIKGIHRDYVSVQYQNGDQISIPVEQIHLLSKYVSSDGKAPKLNKLNDGHFKKAKQKVKNQVEDIADDLIKLYSERSQLKGFAFSADDEEQDAFDDAFPYVETDDQLRSIEEIKRDMQDSQPMDRLLVGDVGFGKTEVAMRAAFKAVNDNKQVVVLVPTTVLAQQHYTNFKERFQNFAVNIDVLSRFRSKKEQTETLEKLKNGQVDILIGTHRVLSKDVVFADLGLMIIDEEQRFGVKHKETLKELKKQVDVLTLTATPIPRTLHMSMLGIRDLSVIETPPTNRYPVQTYVLEKNDSVIRDSVLREMERGGQVYYLYNKVDTIDQKVSKLQELIPEASIGYVHGQMSEIQLENTLLDFIEGQYDILVTTTIIETGVDIPNANTLFIENADHMGLSTLYQLRGRVGRSNRIAYAYLMYRPEKSISEVSEKRLEAIKGFTELGSGFKIAMRDLSIRGAGNLLGKSQSGFIDSVGFELYSQLLEEAIAKRHGNGNTRTKGNAELILQIDAYLPDTYISDQRHKIEIYKKIRQIDNRANYEELQEELMDRFGEYPDVVAYLLEIGLVKSYLDKVFVQRVERKDNKITVQFEKVTQRLFLAQDYFKSLSATNLKAAITENKGLMEVVFDIRNKKDYEILEGLLIFGESLLEIKESKEAISL; encoded by the coding sequence ATGGTGACCTTATTAGATTTATTCTCAGAAAATGATCAGATAAAAAAATGGCATCAAAATCTGACAGATAAGAAAAGACAATTAATCTTAGGCTTGTCAACTTCTACAAAAACTTTAGCAATTGCTAGTAGTTTGAGACAGGAAGATAAGATTGTGTTATTGACGTCAACTTATGGAGAAGCCGAAGGACTTGTTAGTGATCTTATATCTATCTTGGGTGAGGAACTTGTCTATCCATTTTTGGTAGATGACTCCCCTATGGTCGAGTTTTTGATGTCTTCACAAGAAAAAATCATTTCACTGGTTGAAGCCTTGCGTTTTTTGACTGATTCATCTAAGAAAGGGATTTTAGTTTGTAATATCGCAGCAAGTCGATTGATTTTACCGTCTCCCAATGCATTTAAAGATAGTATTGTAAAAATAACAGTTGGTGAAGAATATGACCAACACGCACTTATCCATCAGTTAAAAGAGATAGGCTATCGAAAAGTTACACAAGTACAAACTCAAGGCGAATTTAGTCTGCGAGGAGATATTTTAGATATTTTTGAAATATCCCAGTTGGAACCTTACCGAATTGAGTTTTTTGGTGATGAAGTCGATGGTATTAGGTCATTTGAAGTCGAAACACAATTATCGAAAGAAAATCAGACAGAACTCATTATCTTTCCAGCTAGTGATATGCTTTTGAGGGAAAAGGATTATCAACGAGGACAATCAGCTTTAGAAAAACAAATTTCAAAAACGTTATCACCTATTTTAAAATCATACTTAGAAGAAATTCTTTCAAGTTTTCATCAAAAACAAATGCATTTAGATTCTAGGAAGTTTTTATCTTTGTGTTATGAGAAATCATGGACTGTATTTGATTATATTGAAAAAGATACACCAATATTCTTTGATGATTACCAGAAATTGATGAATCAGTATGAAGCATTTGAAAGAGAATTAGCGCAATACTTTACAGAAGATTTACAGAATGGTAAATCATTTTCTGAGATGCAGTATTTTGCAGATACAGAGCAAAACTATAAAAAACAAAGTCCAGTTACCTTTTTCTCCAATCTGCAAAAGGGCTTAGGAAATCTCAAGTTTGATCACATTTATCAATTTAATCAATACCCCATGCAAGAGTTTTTCAATCAGTTTTCTTTTCTAAAAGAAGAAATTGAACGATACAAAAAAATGGACTACACTATTATTCTGCAATCTAGCAATTCAATGGGAAGTAAAACATTGGAGGATGTTTTAGAGGAATACCAGATTAAATTGGACTCTAGAGATAAGTCAAGTATCTGTAAAGAATCTGTAAACTTAATCGAGGGCAATCTCAGACATGGTTTTCATTTTGTAGATGAAAAAATTCTGGTGATTACTGAACATGAGATTTTTCAAAAGAAATTAAAACGTCGTTTTCGAAGACAACATGTTTCAAATGCAGAGAGATTAAAAGATTATAATGAACTTGAGAAAGGGGACTACGTTGTTCACCATATCCATGGAATTGGTCAATATCTAGGGATTGAAACAATTGAAATCAAAGGGATACACCGCGATTATGTCAGTGTCCAATACCAAAATGGTGATCAAATCTCTATCCCAGTAGAACAGATTCATCTACTTTCCAAATACGTTTCAAGTGACGGGAAAGCTCCTAAACTCAATAAGTTAAATGATGGTCATTTTAAAAAGGCTAAGCAAAAAGTTAAGAATCAGGTAGAGGATATAGCTGACGATTTAATCAAACTCTATTCTGAGCGTAGTCAGTTGAAGGGCTTTGCTTTCTCAGCTGATGATGAAGAGCAAGATGCTTTTGATGATGCTTTTCCTTATGTTGAAACGGATGATCAACTTCGTAGTATCGAGGAAATCAAGAGAGATATGCAAGATTCTCAGCCAATGGATAGGCTATTGGTTGGGGATGTTGGTTTTGGAAAGACTGAAGTTGCAATGCGTGCAGCCTTTAAGGCAGTCAATGATAACAAACAGGTGGTCGTTCTAGTTCCGACGACGGTTTTAGCGCAACAGCACTATACGAATTTTAAGGAACGATTCCAAAATTTTGCAGTTAATATTGATGTGTTGAGTCGCTTTAGAAGTAAAAAAGAGCAGACTGAAACACTTGAAAAATTGAAAAACGGTCAAGTTGATATTTTGATTGGAACCCATCGTGTTTTGTCAAAAGATGTTGTGTTTGCTGATTTGGGCTTGATGATTATTGATGAGGAACAACGATTTGGTGTCAAGCATAAGGAAACCTTGAAAGAACTGAAAAAACAAGTAGATGTCCTGACCTTGACAGCAACGCCAATTCCTCGTACCCTTCACATGTCTATGCTGGGAATCCGAGATTTGTCTGTTATTGAAACTCCTCCAACTAATCGCTATCCTGTTCAAACCTATGTATTGGAGAAGAATGATAGTGTCATTCGTGATTCTGTCTTGCGTGAAATGGAGCGTGGAGGTCAAGTTTACTATCTTTACAATAAAGTTGACACAATTGATCAGAAGGTTTCAAAATTACAGGAGTTGATTCCAGAGGCTTCAATTGGGTATGTTCATGGGCAAATGAGTGAGATTCAGTTAGAAAATACTCTACTAGATTTCATTGAAGGTCAGTATGATATCTTGGTGACAACTACCATTATTGAGACAGGGGTGGACATTCCAAATGCCAATACTTTATTTATTGAAAATGCGGACCATATGGGCTTGTCAACCTTGTATCAGTTAAGAGGAAGAGTTGGTCGTAGTAATCGTATTGCTTATGCTTATCTCATGTATCGTCCGGAAAAATCAATCAGTGAAGTATCTGAAAAGAGATTAGAAGCAATCAAAGGATTTACAGAATTGGGCTCCGGATTTAAGATTGCAATGCGAGATCTTTCGATTCGCGGAGCAGGAAATCTTTTAGGGAAATCCCAGTCTGGTTTCATTGATTCTGTTGGTTTTGAATTGTATTCGCAATTATTGGAGGAAGCTATTGCTAAACGACATGGTAATGGGAACACAAGAACCAAAGGGAATGCTGAGTTGATTTTACAAATTGATGCCTATCTTCCTGATACCTATATTTCTGATCAACGACATAAGATTGAAATTTACAAGAAAATTCGTCAAATTGACAACCGTGCCAACTATGAAGAGTTACAAGAAGAGTTGATGGACCGCTTTGGAGAGTACCCAGACGTGGTAGCCTATCTTTTAGAGATTGGTTTGGTTAAGTCTTATCTTGACAAGGTCTTTGTTCAACGTGTGGAAAGAAAAGATAATAAGATTACAGTACAATTTGAAAAAGTCACTCAGCGATTGTTTTTGGCTCAAGATTATTTTAAATCTTTATCTGCAACGAATTTAAAAGCAGCCATAACTGAGAATAAGGGATTAATGGAAGTTGTATTTGACATCCGAAACAAGAAGGACTATGAAATTTTAGAAGGTCTGCTCATTTTTGGAGAAAGTTTATTAGAGATAAAAGAATCAAAGGAAGCAATTTCCCTTTAA
- a CDS encoding RNA-binding S4 domain-containing protein, with the protein MRLDKYLKVSRIIKRRTVAKEVADKGRIKVNGILAKSSTDLKVNDQVEIRFGNKLLLVKVLEMKDSTKKEDAAGMYEIISETRVEENV; encoded by the coding sequence ATGAGATTAGACAAATATTTAAAAGTATCAAGAATTATCAAGCGTCGTACAGTCGCAAAAGAAGTAGCAGATAAAGGTAGAATCAAGGTAAATGGAATCTTGGCAAAAAGTTCAACGGATTTGAAAGTTAATGACCAAGTTGAAATTCGATTTGGAAATAAGTTGCTACTTGTAAAAGTACTGGAGATGAAAGATAGTACAAAAAAAGAAGATGCAGCAGGCATGTATGAAATTATCAGTGAAACACGGGTAGAAGAAAATGTCTAA
- a CDS encoding septum formation initiator family protein, with product MSKNIVQLNNSFIQNEHQRRRYLMKERQKRNRFMGWVLILMILLFILPTYNLAQSYHQLLQRRQQLSDLQTQYQTLSEEKEKETAFATKLKDEDYAAKYMRAKYYYSKNREAVYTIPDLLPR from the coding sequence ATGTCTAAAAATATCGTACAATTGAATAATTCTTTTATTCAAAATGAACACCAACGTCGTCGCTATCTGATGAAAGAACGACAAAAACGTAATCGTTTCATGGGTTGGGTTCTTATTTTGATGATTTTATTGTTCATTTTACCAACTTATAATCTTGCTCAAAGTTATCACCAATTACTCCAAAGACGTCAACAGTTATCAGACTTGCAAACTCAGTATCAAACCTTAAGTGAGGAAAAGGAGAAAGAGACAGCTTTTGCTACAAAGTTGAAAGATGAAGATTACGCTGCTAAATACATGCGTGCAAAATATTATTATTCTAAGAATCGGGAAGCTGTTTATACGATTCCTGACTTGCTCCCAAGGTGA
- a CDS encoding SP_0009 family protein yields the protein MENLLDVIEQFLSLSDEKLEELADKNQLLRLQEEKERKNA from the coding sequence ATGGAAAATTTATTAGATGTAATAGAGCAATTTTTGAGTCTATCGGATGAAAAACTAGAAGAGTTGGCTGATAAAAATCAATTATTGCGTTTACAAGAAGAAAAGGAAAGGAAGAATGCGTAA
- a CDS encoding serine hydrolase, whose product MRKFLIILLLPSFLTISKVVSTEKEVVYTSKEIYYLSQSDFGIYFREKLSSPMVYGEVPVYANEDLVVESGKLTPQTSFQITEWHLNKQGIPVFKLSNHQFIAADKRFLYDQSEVTPTIKKVWLESDFKLYNSPYDLKEVKSSLSAYSQVSIDKTMFVEGREFLHIDQAGWVAKESTSEEDNRMSKVQEMLSEKYQKDSFSIYVKQLTTGKEAGINQDEKMYAASVLKLPYLYYTQEKINEGLYQLDTTVKYISAVNDFPGSYKPEGSGSLPKKEDNKEYSLKDLITKVSKESDNVAHNLLGYYISNQSDATFKSKMSAIMGDDWDSKEKLISSKMAGKVMEAIYNQNGFVLESLTKTDFDNERIAKGVSVKVAHKIGDADEFKHDTGVVYADSPFILSIFTKNSDYDTISKIAKDVYEVLK is encoded by the coding sequence ATGCGTAAGTTCTTAATTATTTTGTTGCTACCGAGTTTTTTGACTATTTCAAAAGTCGTTAGCACAGAAAAAGAAGTCGTCTATACTTCGAAAGAAATTTATTACCTTTCACAATCTGACTTTGGTATTTATTTTAGAGAAAAATTAAGTTCTCCCATGGTTTATGGAGAGGTTCCTGTTTATGCGAATGAAGATTTAGTAGTGGAATCTGGAAAATTGACTCCCCAAACAAGTTTTCAAATAACCGAGTGGCACTTAAATAAACAAGGAATTCCGGTATTTAAGCTATCAAATCATCAATTTATAGCTGCGGACAAACGATTTTTATATGATCAATCAGAGGTAACTCCAACAATAAAAAAAGTATGGTTAGAATCTGATTTTAAACTGTACAATAGTCCTTATGACTTAAAAGAAGTGAAATCATCCTTATCAGCTTATTCGCAAGTATCAATTGATAAGACCATGTTTGTAGAAGGAAGAGAATTTCTACATATTGATCAGGCTGGATGGGTAGCTAAAGAATCAACTTCTGAAGAAGATAATCGGATGAGTAAAGTCCAAGAAATGTTATCGGAAAAATATCAGAAGGATTCATTTTCTATTTATGTTAAGCAACTGACTACTGGAAAAGAAGCTGGTATCAATCAAGATGAAAAGATGTATGCGGCTAGTGTTTTGAAACTCCCTTATCTTTATTATACGCAAGAAAAAATAAATGAAGGTCTTTATCAGTTAGATACGACTGTAAAATACATATCTGCAGTCAATGATTTTCCTGGTTCCTATAAACCAGAAGGAAGTGGTAGTCTTCCTAAAAAAGAGGATAATAAAGAGTATTCTCTAAAGGATTTAATTACGAAAGTATCAAAAGAATCTGATAATGTAGCTCATAATCTATTGGGATATTACATTTCAAACCAATCTGATGCCACATTCAAATCCAAGATGTCTGCTATTATGGGAGATGATTGGGATTCCAAAGAAAAATTGATTTCTTCTAAGATGGCTGGGAAGGTTATGGAGGCAATTTATAATCAAAATGGATTTGTATTGGAGTCTTTGACTAAAACAGATTTTGATAATGAGAGAATTGCCAAAGGTGTTTCTGTTAAAGTAGCTCATAAAATTGGAGATGCGGATGAATTTAAGCATGATACAGGTGTTGTCTATGCAGATTCTCCATTTATTCTTTCTATTTTCACTAAAAATTCTGATTATGATACGATTTCTAAGATAGCCAAAGATGTTTATGAGGTTCTAAAATGA
- the tilS gene encoding tRNA lysidine(34) synthetase TilS: MREQDFLNHFLKKGYFKKHAKVVLALSGGLDSMFLFKVLSTYQKELEIELILAHVNHKQRVESDWEEQELRKLAAEAELPIYISNFSGEFSEARARNFRYDFFQEVMKKTGATALVTAHHADDQVETILMRLIRGTRLRYLSGIKEKQVVGEIEIIRPFLHFQKKDFLSIFHFEDTSNKENHYFRNRIRNSYLPELEKENPRFRDAILSIGNEILDYDLAIAELSKNIDVENLYQLLSYSESTQRVLLQTYLNHFPDLNLTKAQFEEVRQILKTKSQYRHPLKNGYELVKEYQQFRICKISPQSDEKEDELVLHYQNQVSYQGYLFSFGLPLDGELIQQVPVSRETSVHIRHRKTGDFLIQNGHRKKLRRLFIDLKIPMEKRKSALIIEQFGEIVSILGIATSNLSKNTKNDIMNTVLYIEKIDR, encoded by the coding sequence ATGAGGGAACAAGATTTTTTAAATCATTTTCTCAAGAAGGGATATTTCAAAAAGCATGCTAAGGTGGTTCTAGCTCTTTCTGGTGGATTAGATTCTATGTTTCTATTTAAGGTGTTATCTACGTATCAAAAAGAGTTAGAAATTGAATTGATTCTAGCTCATGTGAATCATAAGCAGAGAGTAGAATCAGATTGGGAAGAACAGGAATTAAGGAAGTTAGCTGCTGAAGCAGAGCTTCCTATTTATATCAGCAATTTTTCAGGAGAATTTTCAGAAGCGCGTGCACGAAATTTTCGTTATGATTTTTTTCAAGAGGTCATGAAAAAGACAGGTGCGACAGCCTTAGTCACTGCCCACCATGCTGATGATCAGGTGGAAACGATTTTGATGCGCTTGATTCGAGGAACTCGTTTGCGCTATCTATCAGGAATTAAGGAGAAGCAAGTAGTCGGAGAGATAGAAATCATTCGTCCCTTCTTGCATTTTCAGAAAAAAGACTTCCTATCAATTTTTCATTTTGAAGATACATCAAATAAGGAAAATCATTATTTTCGCAATCGTATTCGAAACTCATACTTACCAGAATTAGAAAAAGAAAATCCTAGATTTAGAGATGCAATCTTAAGTATCGGTAATGAAATTTTAGATTATGACTTAGCTATAGCTGAATTATCAAAAAATATTGATGTAGAAAATTTATATCAGCTATTGTCTTACTCTGAGTCGACACAAAGAGTTTTACTTCAAACTTATCTGAATCATTTTCCAGATTTGAATCTTACAAAAGCTCAGTTTGAAGAAGTTAGACAAATTTTAAAAACTAAAAGCCAGTATCGTCATCCGCTTAAAAATGGTTATGAATTAGTAAAAGAGTATCAACAGTTTCGGATTTGTAAAATCAGTCCTCAGTCTGATGAAAAGGAAGATGAACTTGTGTTACACTATCAAAATCAGGTATCTTATCAAGGATATTTATTTTCCTTTGGACTTCCTTTAGATGGTGAATTAATTCAGCAGGTACCTGTTTCACGGGAAACATCAGTACACATTCGTCATCGGAAAACAGGAGATTTTTTGATTCAAAATGGGCATAGAAAAAAACTCAGACGTCTATTTATTGATTTGAAAATCCCTATGGAAAAGCGAAAATCAGCTCTGATTATTGAGCAATTTGGTGAAATTGTCTCAATTTTGGGAATTGCGACCAGTAATTTGAGTAAAAACACGAAAAATGATATAATGAACACTGTACTTTATATAGAAAAAATAGATAGGTAA
- the hpt gene encoding hypoxanthine phosphoribosyltransferase has translation MLENDIKKILVSHDEITEAAKKLGAQLTKDYAGKNPILVGILKGSIPFMAELVKHIDTHIEMDFMMVSSYHGGTASSGVINIKQDVTQDIKGRHVLFVEDIIDTGQTLKNLRDMFIAREAASVHIATLLDKPEGRVVEIEADYTCFTIPNEFVVGYGLDYKENYRNLPYVGVLKEEVYSN, from the coding sequence ATGTTAGAAAACGATATTAAAAAAATCCTCGTTTCACACGATGAAATTACAGAAGCTGCTAAAAAATTAGGTGCTCAATTAACTAAAGACTATGCAGGAAAAAATCCAATCTTAGTTGGGATTTTAAAAGGATCTATTCCTTTTATGGCTGAATTAGTCAAACATATCGACACACATATTGAAATGGACTTCATGATGGTTTCTAGCTATCATGGTGGAACAGCAAGTAGCGGTGTCATCAATATCAAGCAAGATGTAACTCAAGACATCAAAGGAAGACATGTTTTATTTGTAGAAGATATCATTGATACAGGTCAAACTTTGAAGAATTTGCGAGATATGTTTATTGCAAGAGAAGCAGCTTCTGTTCACATTGCAACCTTGTTGGATAAACCAGAAGGACGTGTTGTAGAAATTGAGGCTGACTATACCTGCTTTACTATTCCAAATGAGTTTGTAGTAGGTTATGGTTTAGACTACAAAGAAAATTATCGTAACCTTCCTTATGTTGGAGTATTGAAAGAAGAAGTATATTCAAATTAG